The Athene noctua unplaced genomic scaffold, bAthNoc1.hap1.1 HAP1_HAP1_scaffold_160, whole genome shotgun sequence genome has a segment encoding these proteins:
- the LOC141955362 gene encoding LOW QUALITY PROTEIN: kinesin-like protein KIF18B (The sequence of the model RefSeq protein was modified relative to this genomic sequence to represent the inferred CDS: deleted 1 base in 1 codon) — protein MAARSGPRDYRSHGAGRRADSQWEGECVRPLGRWSPVPLFSRQCRAPIAHPPVTMMLGPPPQEGSVAVVVRVRPRASCERERAARPVLHVVDQHILVFNPEEHSGPPSSVLPTHGPKHHSKDLKFVFDRVFGEGATQEEVFQHTTHALLDSVLNGYNCSVFAYGATGAGKTYTMLGSEESPGIMYLTMVELYKRIEARQEEKSCEVLVSYQEVYNEQIHDLLEPKGPLAIREDPEKGVVVQGLSFHQPASAEQLLEMLANGNRNRTHHPTDANSTSSRSHAIFQIYVKQQDCTGGLAGDLRVAKMSLIDLAGSERASVANTKGERLREGANINRSLLALINVINALAEAKSRKSHIPYRDSKLTRLLKDSIGGHCRTIMIAAVSPSVLAYEDTYNTLKYAGRAKEIKVSLKSNVTSSDGHVSKYAVTCERLRAEVADLRAKLRVYEDAARESQNQALAPLAPSGFPEGLPRLEEAVPQTSVAQRSDGEQQELGAGQSVGMPMELEEEAPEERPPSSPRAAHQTDVQLEGKTPRCLLQGLSGSRAETLLAAVLNVARKQYALLKAAALLTPAMVSEFEDLERLVSQEAGVSGEQATSAKGAAEIGGASPAQRMQQGCEAQVSVAVPSTPGMSGTVQRLQDLAAPCSPTSVAPGPIKKRGTTTSHMSPVSSAAQNRRTLPAVPVHNLNETFEVSNSSGSPSVAEAAASSLPEFSIWESVQSHLNKQDGPVVPQACAPVSAVKGSSIPRPSVVSKAPAQKRRRVESAAPPTLGGLQSCSTPRSAQPSRAPPLPGRRLGKPSARSTTGCKSVPCGRAGTKRALDQPPSGSEHPAGPLSWKGSRRTTKELVALGSAPPAPTPQPMKLLC, from the exons ATGGCGGCCAGGTCGGGGCCGCGGGACTACCGCTCCCATGGTGCAGGGCGCCGGGCGGACAGCCAATGGGAGGGCGAG tgcgtgaggcccttgggacgttggagcccggtgccgttgttctccaggcagtgccgcgcccccatcgca cacccccctgtcaccatgatgctggggcccccgccccaggagggctctgtggctgttgtggtgcGTGTGCGGCCCCGCGCTTCCTGTGAGCGAGAGCGGGCCGCACGCCCCGTCCTGCATGTCGTTGACCAGCACATCCTCGTCTTCAACCCTGAAGAGCACAGTGGcccccccagcagtgtgctgcccactcacgggcccaagcaccacagcaaggacctgaagtttgtctttgaccgagtttttggggagggggccacgcaggaggaggtgttccagcacaCCACCCACGCGTTGTTGGACAGCGTCCTCAATGGCTACAACTGCTCCG tgtttgcctacggtgcgacaggagcagggaaaacctacaccatgctgggctcggaggaaagccctggcatcatgtacctcaccatggtggagctgtacaagaggatcgaggccaggcaagaggagaagagctgtgaggtgctcgtctcctaccaggag gtgtacaacgaacagattcatgacctgctggagcccaagggccctctggccatccgggaggatcctgagaaaggagtcgtggttcagggtctctccttccaccag cccgcgtcggcagagcagctgctggagatgttggccAACGGCAACAGGAACCGGACGCACCATCCCACCGACGCCAACAGCACCTCCTCCCGCTCGCACGCCATCTTCCAG atctacgtgaagcagcaggactgcactggcggcctcgctggcgacctgcgagtggccaagatgagcctgatcgacctggcaggctcggagcgagcttcggtcgccaacaccaagggagagcggctccgggagggcgccaacatcaaccgctcgctgctggccctcatcaacgtcatcaacgccttggctgaggcaaag agcaggaaaagccacatcccgtaccgggacagcaagctcacacgcctgctgaaggactccatcggcggccactgccgcaccatcatgatcgccgccgtgagtccctccgtcctggcctacgaggacacctacaacaccctcaagtacgccggccgggccaaggagatcaaggtgtcg ctgaagagcaacgTGACCAGCTCTGACGGCCACGTTAGTAAATACGCCGTCACCTGCGAGCGGCTGAGAGCGGAG GTGGCAGATCTGCGGGCGAAGCTCCGGGTCTATGAGGATGCTGCCCGGGAgtcacagaaccaggctctggcgccgctggctccctccggcttcccagaggggctgcccag gttggaggaagctgtcccacagaccagcgtggctcagaggagtgatggagagcagcaggagctgggagctggacagtctgttgggatgccaatggagctggaggaggag gctccagaggaaaggcctcccagcagccccagagcagcccaccagacagacgtccagctggaagggaagacaccaaggtgccttctgcaggggttgtctggcagccgggcagagac gctcctggctgccgtcctgaacgtTGCCCGAAAGCAATACGCCCTCCTGAAGGCTGCCgccctcctcactcctgccatggtctccgaatttgaggacctggagcgcctggtcagtcaggaggctggtgtaagcggggagcaagccacgtctgcaaagggagccgcagagatcggcggggccagccctgcccagaggatgcagcagggctgtgagg cccaggtgtctgtcgccgtgcccagcacccccgggatgagtggcaccgtgcagcgcttgcaggacctcgctgccccctgcagccccacgtcgGTGGCTCCTGGCCCGATTAAGAAGAGGGGGACTACAACAAGTCACATGTCCCCGGTGTCATCGGCTGCCCAAAACCGCCgcacgctgcctgctgtgcccgtTCACAACCTGAACGAGACTTTTGAGGTCTCCAACAGCAGTGGTTCACCCAgcgtggccgaggcagctgcctccagcctgccagaattctccatctgggagagcgtccagagccacctaaacaagcaggacggccccgtcgtgcccca AGCCTGTGCCCCGGTGTCTGCCGTGAAgggttcctccatccccaggccctCCGTGGTCTCCAAAGCCCCTGCGCAGAAGCGGAGGCGAGTGGAGAG cgctgctccccccaccctgggtgggctccagagctgcagcaccccgagatctgcgcagccctcccgcgcccctccgctcccgggcaggcgcctggggaaaccctctgcccgcagcaccacgggctgcaagagcgttccctgcggcagggcaggcaccaagcgggcgctggaccagcccccttccgggtcag agcatcctgcgggccctctctcctggaagggcagcagaaggaccaccaaagagctcgtggccctgggcagtgccccccctgctcccaccccccagccaatgAAGCTCTTATGCtga